The Collibacillus ludicampi region GACTCATCATCGTTTCTGCCTTCCCACTTATCACCCTTCGCACGTGGGCCTGACATAGACGATGATATCTGTCTCCCTCATATATACTCACGGTTCGAAACATCCGATGCCCTAACGCACATCGCAGGATTAAGGATCGTTCTTTGTATCCATTATTATAAGTGAAATATGCTCTGCTTGCAAATACACTGTTTTCCAAAAACGTACTCGCGGTAACGTTCTGATATCACTTGTCCTTTTTGAAGAATCGTTATTCTTTATCCGACTCATCGTTTCCACACGTTTGATGATTTTCGCCCGCATGCAATGAACTTGGATGACTTGCGGAACACAGGGCTTCCCGTACCTTTCCGGCGAGTTCTGTCAGTTGATCGAGATCGCCGCTTTTATCGTGGAATTCCTTTTGGAATGTGATCGCTTCAACCACCCGTCCCAAATCGTATAAACGTTCGATATCGCGCAGAAGCGTGAGAACCTGATTGGATTTCATCTCAAAATGACGCTGCGCTTCGCGGATTTCTTCTCTGATCTGCGACATCTCTTCATCGAGGCGAAAAGCCGCTTCGGCCGCATTGCGCAGTCGGTCTTTGATGTCCTGAGGAATATTCCCCTGGTATTTATAACTCAATGAATGTTCGATCGTTGCCCAGAAATTCATCGCCAATGTGCGGATTTGAATCTCTGCCAAGATACTTTTTTCCCCGTTGGCTGTCTGTAAGGGATAACGAATCACGATATGATAACTCCGATAGCCGCTTTCCTTCGTATTCTTGACGTAATCTTTTTCTTCTACGATTGTCATATCTTTGCCGTTCCGCTGGTGGATCAATTGGACAACCCGGTAGATATCATCGACAAACTGAACCATAATGCGGATTCCGGCGATATCCGGAACTTCCTCCGGCCGTTCTTGAGGGATCCCTAATTTTTTGGCTTTCTCCAAAATGCTCGAAACTTTCTTCACTCGGCCGGTAACAAATTCAATCGGCGAGTATTCCATCTTTCGTTTCAACTCGCTCCGAATACTGCGAAACTTTACTTTCAATTCTTCAACCGCTTGCTCATAAGGAATCAAAAATTGATCCCAATCCCGTCCGTGCATCAGTTCCCCTCCTTAATGGCCCAGGGGAATATCGTATAAAGGTTTCCATGGATGTCCTTTTTCTAGTTGTTGATAAACGCGAACACTCTTCGCGTGAAACGGCGGAAAACCGCTTAACTGCTCAGCGGCCAGGATGAAAGCTTGCTGCATCTCATGCTCCTTCAATCCGAACGATTTCATCGCGATCGTGAGATGCGGGTGGTAATCATCCCCTTCGAAACGCCTTCGGTCTTGCGGCGGACAAAAAGGACGCAAACATGCCAATACCGCTTTGTGAAAAGAGAGAATGCGTTCCGAGTGTATAGAAAGATACAAGACAGCTGACCTCCCAAAAAACATAGGGGAGCCTAATTGTATCTCTACAGGTTCTTGCCGTTCACATGTCTCTTTGAGCATTGGCATCCAAAGTTTGGGATCCCCGAGATATTCAGGAGATTTTACGGTAATATGCGCTTCGATGTGGCGGAAGTGTCTC contains the following coding sequences:
- a CDS encoding 2'-5' RNA ligase family protein, which gives rise to MKYFLGFVPPEEIYKRIEDFRKRTNERHFRHIEAHITVKSPEYLGDPKLWMPMLKETCERQEPVEIQLGSPMFFGRSAVLYLSIHSERILSFHKAVLACLRPFCPPQDRRRFEGDDYHPHLTIAMKSFGLKEHEMQQAFILAAEQLSGFPPFHAKSVRVYQQLEKGHPWKPLYDIPLGH
- a CDS encoding GTP pyrophosphokinase, giving the protein MHGRDWDQFLIPYEQAVEELKVKFRSIRSELKRKMEYSPIEFVTGRVKKVSSILEKAKKLGIPQERPEEVPDIAGIRIMVQFVDDIYRVVQLIHQRNGKDMTIVEEKDYVKNTKESGYRSYHIVIRYPLQTANGEKSILAEIQIRTLAMNFWATIEHSLSYKYQGNIPQDIKDRLRNAAEAAFRLDEEMSQIREEIREAQRHFEMKSNQVLTLLRDIERLYDLGRVVEAITFQKEFHDKSGDLDQLTELAGKVREALCSASHPSSLHAGENHQTCGNDESDKE